In Candidatus Hydrogenedentota bacterium, the following proteins share a genomic window:
- the coaBC gene encoding bifunctional phosphopantothenoylcysteine decarboxylase/phosphopantothenate--cysteine ligase CoaBC, whose translation MAGWFEKREIVLGVTGSIAAYKACELASRLIEAKACVTPALTRHALEFVGAVSFEAITGRRAIVEMFDPLPNPEIEHIAVAQGADLFLIAPATANILAKAAHGIADDWLSTTLLATRAPVLFAPAMNANMYLHPATQANIETLRARGCTFVGPESGVLACRMAGPGRLAETSAILETAAILLCGKKDFAGRRVLITSGANHEPIDPVRFIGNRSSGKMGRALALEALRRGARVTVITGPAAVPPPQGAAVVRVETALEMFEAVKERLRDADVFISAAAVADYRVEEPAAGKRKRGAGPLELLLVPNPDIAAHAGASKRSGQTVVGFAAETEDLLARAREKLRSKNLDFIIANAVGGAACAIGADCSNAHLLSDSGEVQGLPGISKEALAEALFDAISARQAGSS comes from the coding sequence ATGGCCGGCTGGTTCGAGAAGCGGGAAATTGTGCTCGGCGTCACCGGCTCGATCGCCGCGTATAAGGCTTGCGAACTCGCGTCGCGCCTGATCGAAGCCAAGGCGTGCGTGACTCCGGCGCTCACCCGTCACGCCCTCGAATTCGTCGGCGCGGTCAGTTTCGAGGCCATCACGGGCCGGCGCGCCATCGTCGAGATGTTCGACCCGCTCCCGAATCCTGAAATCGAGCACATCGCCGTGGCGCAGGGCGCGGACTTGTTCCTCATTGCGCCGGCCACGGCGAATATCCTTGCGAAGGCCGCGCACGGCATCGCGGACGACTGGCTCAGCACCACGCTCCTCGCCACGCGCGCCCCCGTGCTCTTCGCGCCCGCCATGAACGCGAACATGTACCTGCACCCCGCGACACAAGCGAATATCGAGACGCTGCGCGCGCGGGGTTGCACCTTCGTCGGGCCGGAATCGGGGGTGCTGGCCTGCCGCATGGCCGGGCCGGGCCGTCTCGCGGAAACCAGCGCCATCCTGGAAACGGCGGCGATCTTGTTGTGCGGTAAGAAGGATTTTGCGGGCCGGCGCGTCCTAATCACCAGCGGCGCGAATCACGAACCCATTGACCCCGTGCGGTTCATCGGCAACCGTTCGAGCGGCAAGATGGGCCGCGCGCTCGCCCTCGAGGCGCTGCGTCGCGGGGCGCGCGTCACCGTAATCACGGGCCCAGCCGCCGTGCCGCCGCCGCAAGGCGCGGCCGTGGTGCGCGTCGAGACGGCGCTCGAGATGTTCGAGGCGGTCAAGGAACGCCTGCGCGACGCCGACGTCTTCATCAGCGCGGCCGCCGTGGCCGACTATCGCGTGGAAGAACCGGCGGCGGGCAAGCGCAAGCGCGGCGCCGGTCCGCTTGAATTGCTGCTCGTGCCGAATCCCGACATCGCGGCGCACGCCGGCGCGTCAAAACGGTCGGGGCAGACGGTGGTCGGGTTTGCGGCGGAAACGGAAGACCTGCTCGCGCGCGCCCGCGAGAAACTGCGCAGTAAGAACCTCGATTTCATCATCGCCAACGCCGTGGGCGGGGCTGCGTGCGCCATCGGTGCGGACTGCTCGAACGCGCACCTCCTGTCCGATTCGGGTGAAGTCCAGGGCCTGCCCGGCATCTCGAAGGAGGCGTTGGCCGAAGCGTTGTTCGACGCCATCAGCGCGCGGCAGGCGGGAAGCTCCTGA
- the gmk gene encoding guanylate kinase, whose amino-acid sequence MKSQGLVLVLSAPSGAGKHAVVARVRELGEPLVETVSATTRAPRRGEVDGRDYHFVDETAFRRLLRDGAFVEWAEVHEHLYGTLHSELDRCLESGRTVVLELDVQGMRALKQRRNDVVSVFLMPPSMAELERRLRKRGLNDEADIAVRLRNAEQEMAAGRECDYIIVNDELDQAAREFIAVVRKESASRQLPRPADSTNK is encoded by the coding sequence GTGAAGTCTCAAGGGCTCGTGCTGGTATTGTCCGCGCCGTCCGGCGCGGGGAAGCACGCCGTGGTCGCGCGCGTCCGCGAGTTGGGCGAACCACTGGTGGAGACGGTTTCGGCGACCACGCGCGCCCCGAGACGCGGCGAAGTGGACGGCCGCGACTATCACTTCGTGGATGAGACGGCCTTCCGCCGGCTCTTGCGGGACGGCGCGTTCGTAGAGTGGGCCGAGGTGCACGAGCACTTGTATGGAACGCTGCACTCCGAACTCGACCGTTGCCTCGAATCGGGGCGGACCGTCGTGCTCGAACTCGATGTGCAGGGCATGCGCGCGCTGAAACAGCGGCGTAACGACGTGGTAAGCGTCTTCCTGATGCCGCCGTCGATGGCCGAGCTCGAGCGGCGCCTGCGCAAGCGCGGGCTAAACGACGAAGCGGACATTGCGGTGCGCTTGCGAAATGCCGAACAGGAAATGGCGGCGGGCCGCGAATGCGATTACATCATTGTGAATGACGAACTGGACCAGGCGGCGCGGGAGTTCATCGCGGTGGTGCGCAAGGAAAGCGCGTCCCGCCAATTGCCGCGGCCGGCCGACAGCACGAACAAATAA
- a CDS encoding PAS domain-containing protein, translating to MVEPEIRRRMRIVFVMAASGVVIVFLTLLAWRQDLVAEPAASVLFFAAALLIGGSAMVVALNTPYIPGVTSAVFAGATLVIFSQLMNALDGLPLTRRFPFFGRDGAVFLPYLDDILLFVGMGILLASTYLAILDALLVRARLTAESEKRQQALKAAEQYARALALSEARAWEQLAELENLYDTAPAGLCLVSPDGRFQKINHRMAQMDGLPPEAHIGQPVESVLREAGRTLAQICREVTLNGRARPNFELSVAETADGPETAAPPRVWLTSCFPISGQSGAVMGVQVVLQDITDIKNADTSRRHLEQQMQHAQKLESLGVLAGGIAHDFNNLLT from the coding sequence ATGGTCGAGCCCGAAATTCGCCGCCGCATGCGAATCGTCTTCGTTATGGCCGCGTCCGGCGTCGTCATTGTGTTCCTGACGTTGTTGGCGTGGCGTCAGGACTTGGTCGCGGAGCCGGCCGCGAGCGTGCTTTTCTTTGCCGCGGCGCTCCTGATCGGCGGCAGCGCCATGGTGGTTGCCTTAAACACACCCTATATCCCCGGGGTAACGTCGGCCGTGTTCGCCGGCGCAACGCTTGTCATTTTTTCTCAATTGATGAACGCGCTCGATGGATTGCCGCTGACACGGCGGTTTCCTTTCTTCGGACGCGACGGCGCGGTCTTCCTGCCGTATCTGGATGACATCCTGCTGTTCGTGGGCATGGGCATCCTGTTGGCGTCGACCTATCTGGCTATTCTGGACGCGCTGCTGGTGCGCGCGCGGCTCACCGCGGAAAGCGAGAAGCGGCAACAGGCCCTAAAGGCGGCGGAACAATATGCGCGCGCGCTCGCCCTTAGCGAAGCGCGGGCTTGGGAGCAACTTGCCGAGCTCGAAAACCTCTATGACACGGCGCCCGCGGGCCTCTGTCTGGTGAGTCCCGACGGGCGCTTTCAGAAAATCAACCACCGTATGGCCCAAATGGACGGTCTGCCTCCGGAGGCCCATATCGGTCAACCGGTTGAAAGCGTGCTCCGCGAGGCAGGCCGCACGCTGGCTCAGATTTGCCGCGAGGTGACGCTAAACGGCCGTGCGCGCCCCAATTTTGAACTCTCCGTGGCGGAAACAGCGGATGGCCCGGAAACCGCCGCGCCGCCGCGTGTCTGGTTGACGAGTTGCTTTCCTATTTCGGGCCAGAGTGGCGCCGTCATGGGCGTGCAGGTAGTGCTTCAGGACATCACGGATATCAAGAACGCGGATACCTCACGCCGGCACCTCGAACAGCAGATGCAGCACGCCCAGAAACTGGAGAGTCTCGGCGTGCTCGCCGGCGGCATTGCCCACGATTTCAATAACCTGCTCACC
- a CDS encoding glycosyltransferase family 39 protein, translating to MAAASEPTGIAEWRKARRRAAIALLAVILLAAGLRLYRLDEQSIWADEWPNVAHLDAPDALSYVRLIQLMYPEQAHACLYYFAQYWWARAAGGSLAGLRLLPVATSLATVPLLFLLVSLLFGRGPGLIAALFFALSPQHIWHAQEIRPYALLTPLVCVALYGFLRGLRGDGRRWWALSLCANALLPWVHLFALLAVGVQGIHLMLCGTGRWRRVVAWAAIQAALLAPFAWWMHTLPYTNEHPSIFHSVSGVLLDVIGDDVVSFHADLLPPWKTVPRENLPAAARAWLTVRPACDYLLLAASCAAACWLALRPRTRGRPGLLLFLLLACPGLVLGVLTFATHRPFLSPMYTMYNTVALYAAFGGMLTGLRRGGARIAATAALAALYGYQLLITLPEVTRTDWGSATRAIREQGTRDDLVLEFEYLFPVACAEYYLEGSGLKFRRVPAPQAACAEIAEYFSASSGRECAKARSAWLLYEQAFLSWLFPEADVAAQLRGALAPLGLECGERFFPGHRGLMLLRVQQGDSPTNAPPGAVPPLEPVPFGDILREIRPRAALDGPAHADIAALRRVIACWPPLNRCIAAAQVTDLAAAGAFGLAEGLAGRILGRNPGFGLGYLALALAHAGEGRDQAARDAASRAFELHAGLEGLTGRYFAMLLDENDPAAALRLVEETSLCHAFFAGAMRAVCAARTAPEVTEGKAAAGAGST from the coding sequence GTGGCCGCAGCATCGGAGCCAACGGGCATCGCGGAATGGCGGAAAGCCCGCCGCCGCGCCGCGATTGCGCTGCTGGCAGTCATACTGCTGGCGGCGGGGTTGCGGCTGTACCGGCTTGACGAACAGTCTATCTGGGCCGATGAATGGCCGAACGTGGCGCATCTGGACGCGCCGGACGCGCTCAGCTACGTGCGGCTCATCCAGCTGATGTATCCGGAACAGGCGCACGCGTGCCTCTACTATTTCGCGCAGTATTGGTGGGCGCGCGCGGCCGGCGGCTCGCTGGCGGGCCTGCGCCTGCTGCCGGTCGCGACCAGCCTGGCCACGGTCCCTCTCCTGTTTCTGCTGGTCTCCCTGCTTTTCGGACGCGGCCCGGGCCTTATCGCCGCGCTCTTTTTCGCGCTTTCGCCGCAGCACATCTGGCACGCGCAGGAAATCAGGCCCTACGCGCTGCTGACGCCGCTGGTCTGCGTGGCGCTCTACGGGTTCTTGCGCGGGCTGCGCGGGGACGGGCGCCGCTGGTGGGCGCTGAGTCTCTGCGCGAACGCGCTCTTGCCCTGGGTGCATCTGTTCGCGCTCCTGGCCGTCGGGGTCCAGGGTATCCATTTGATGCTGTGCGGCACGGGCCGGTGGCGGCGCGTCGTGGCCTGGGCCGCGATACAGGCCGCCCTGCTCGCGCCGTTCGCGTGGTGGATGCACACGCTGCCCTACACCAACGAACATCCCTCCATCTTCCATTCCGTTTCGGGCGTGCTGCTTGACGTCATCGGCGACGATGTCGTGAGTTTTCACGCGGACCTCCTGCCGCCGTGGAAGACGGTGCCCCGCGAGAATCTGCCGGCCGCCGCGCGGGCCTGGCTGACGGTGCGGCCCGCGTGCGACTATCTGCTGCTGGCGGCGTCGTGCGCCGCGGCATGCTGGCTGGCGCTGCGGCCGCGCACGCGCGGCCGGCCGGGTCTGTTGCTCTTCCTGCTGCTGGCCTGCCCCGGCCTTGTGCTTGGTGTCCTGACTTTCGCGACGCACCGCCCGTTCTTGAGCCCCATGTACACAATGTACAACACGGTGGCGTTGTACGCCGCGTTCGGCGGGATGCTGACCGGGTTGCGCCGCGGGGGGGCGCGTATCGCGGCCACGGCGGCGTTGGCGGCGCTCTATGGCTACCAGCTGCTTATCACGCTGCCCGAAGTCACCCGCACGGACTGGGGGAGCGCCACGCGGGCGATCCGCGAGCAGGGCACGCGGGATGACCTGGTGCTCGAATTCGAGTATCTGTTCCCGGTCGCGTGCGCCGAGTACTATCTCGAAGGGAGCGGCCTGAAATTCCGGCGCGTGCCGGCGCCGCAGGCCGCCTGCGCGGAGATTGCGGAGTATTTCAGCGCGTCTTCGGGCCGTGAATGCGCGAAGGCGCGTTCCGCGTGGCTGTTGTATGAGCAAGCGTTTCTGTCGTGGTTGTTTCCAGAAGCAGATGTGGCGGCTCAACTGCGGGGGGCGCTGGCGCCGCTCGGCCTGGAATGCGGTGAACGGTTCTTCCCCGGCCATCGGGGATTGATGCTGTTGCGCGTGCAACAGGGCGACAGCCCCACAAATGCGCCACCCGGCGCCGTCCCGCCTCTGGAGCCCGTGCCATTCGGAGACATCCTGAGGGAAATCCGCCCGCGCGCGGCGCTGGACGGCCCGGCGCATGCTGACATCGCGGCATTACGGCGCGTGATTGCCTGCTGGCCGCCGCTGAACCGGTGCATTGCCGCGGCCCAGGTTACCGACTTGGCCGCTGCGGGTGCATTCGGCCTTGCGGAAGGGCTTGCGGGCCGCATTCTGGGGCGGAATCCCGGGTTCGGGCTGGGATACCTGGCCTTGGCGCTGGCCCACGCGGGCGAAGGACGGGACCAGGCCGCCCGCGATGCCGCAAGCCGCGCCTTCGAGTTGCACGCGGGTCTGGAAGGCCTTACCGGCCGGTATTTTGCGATGCTGCTCGACGAAAATGACCCCGCCGCGGCGTTGCGTCTTGTCGAGGAGACCTCTTTGTGCCACGCCTTCTTTGCCGGCGCCATGCGGGCGGTCTGCGCCGCCCGGACCGCGCCCGAGGTTACGGAGGGGAAGGCCGCTGCGGGCGCGGGTTCGACGTAA
- the iolD gene encoding 3D-(3,5/4)-trihydroxycyclohexane-1,2-dione acylhydrolase (decyclizing), whose product MPRLTMAQALIGFLKQQYVERDGVERPFFAGAFGIFGHGCVAGAGQALQQNPDFRYYQTRNEQAMVHLAAGYAKVKNRLQTFACITSIGPGATNMITGAAGATVNRLPVLLLPGDIFARRNVAPVLQQLESEHTQDISVNDCFKPVSRYWDRINRPDQLLCALPEAMRVLTSPADTGAVTLALPQDVQTEAYEYPAAFFEKRVWRIPRNRPDSAALARAADWIRACRKPLIVAGGGVIYSEATGALLRFVDQTGIPAGETMAGKGGLHYAHPLNLGAIGVTGTAAANALAKEADLVIGIGTRYSDFTTASKTAFQNPDVRFINVNVAEFDAHKHCALPLQGDARVTLEELSAALAGYSTDAAYEERAKQLHDAWEAEVDRIYAIRNTPLPSQGELIGAVNEAGSPDSIMVCASGSLPGDLHKLWRARHPKNYHLEYGYSCMGYEIAGALGAKMAAPDREVYVMQGDGGYLMMNSEIVTSIQEGYKLIIVLFDNFGYKSIGSLSRSLGQEGFATRYVYPKGNRLPGDEAGEAVEALPVDFAANARSLGANVIKCRTYEDFCKAIREAEAADRTTMIYIQNDRYVSVPGYDSWWDVAVAEVSEMDSVRKAREEWEAKRVKERYFF is encoded by the coding sequence ATGCCGCGGTTAACCATGGCCCAGGCCCTGATCGGTTTCCTGAAGCAGCAATACGTGGAACGCGACGGCGTCGAACGGCCTTTTTTCGCGGGCGCGTTCGGCATCTTCGGCCACGGGTGCGTGGCGGGCGCCGGCCAGGCGCTTCAGCAAAACCCGGATTTCCGCTATTACCAGACCCGCAATGAACAGGCGATGGTGCATCTTGCCGCGGGCTATGCAAAGGTGAAGAACCGGCTCCAGACCTTCGCCTGTATCACGTCGATCGGGCCCGGCGCCACGAACATGATTACCGGCGCAGCGGGCGCGACCGTCAACCGCCTGCCCGTGCTGCTATTGCCGGGCGACATCTTCGCGCGGCGCAATGTCGCGCCGGTCCTGCAGCAGCTCGAATCGGAGCACACGCAGGATATCTCGGTGAACGACTGTTTCAAGCCGGTAAGCCGGTACTGGGACCGGATCAACCGGCCCGACCAACTGTTGTGCGCCTTGCCCGAGGCCATGCGCGTGCTCACCAGCCCGGCGGACACCGGCGCGGTAACGCTCGCCTTGCCCCAGGACGTGCAGACGGAAGCGTACGAATATCCCGCGGCCTTCTTCGAGAAGCGTGTCTGGCGCATCCCGCGCAACCGGCCCGACTCCGCCGCGCTCGCGCGCGCCGCCGATTGGATACGCGCCTGCCGCAAGCCGCTGATAGTCGCGGGCGGCGGCGTCATTTACAGCGAGGCGACCGGGGCGCTGCTCCGGTTCGTGGACCAGACGGGCATCCCCGCAGGCGAGACCATGGCAGGCAAGGGCGGCCTTCACTACGCGCATCCGCTGAACCTGGGCGCAATCGGCGTGACGGGTACGGCCGCCGCGAACGCGCTTGCGAAAGAGGCCGACCTCGTCATCGGCATCGGGACCCGCTACAGCGATTTCACAACGGCGAGCAAGACGGCCTTCCAGAATCCCGATGTGCGCTTCATCAACGTCAATGTCGCGGAATTCGACGCGCACAAACACTGCGCGCTCCCGCTGCAGGGCGACGCCCGGGTTACGCTCGAGGAACTGAGCGCCGCCCTCGCGGGCTACAGCACGGACGCCGCTTACGAGGAACGTGCGAAACAGCTCCATGACGCGTGGGAAGCGGAAGTGGACCGCATCTACGCCATCCGCAACACGCCACTGCCGAGCCAGGGCGAACTCATCGGCGCGGTCAATGAGGCCGGCTCGCCCGACAGCATCATGGTCTGCGCCTCGGGAAGTCTGCCCGGCGACCTGCACAAGCTCTGGCGCGCGCGGCACCCGAAGAACTATCACCTCGAATACGGCTACAGTTGCATGGGCTACGAGATTGCGGGCGCGCTCGGCGCGAAGATGGCCGCGCCCGATCGCGAGGTCTACGTCATGCAGGGCGACGGCGGCTACCTCATGATGAACTCCGAGATCGTCACGTCGATCCAGGAAGGCTACAAGCTCATTATCGTGCTCTTCGACAACTTCGGCTACAAAAGCATAGGCTCGCTGAGCCGTTCGCTCGGGCAGGAAGGCTTCGCCACGCGCTATGTCTACCCCAAGGGCAACAGGTTGCCCGGCGACGAGGCGGGCGAGGCCGTCGAGGCGCTGCCGGTCGACTTCGCGGCGAACGCGCGCAGCCTCGGCGCAAACGTGATCAAATGCAGGACCTATGAGGACTTCTGCAAGGCGATCCGCGAGGCCGAGGCCGCCGACCGGACCACGATGATTTATATCCAGAACGACCGCTACGTCAGCGTGCCCGGCTACGACAGTTGGTGGGACGTGGCCGTGGCCGAAGTGAGCGAGATGGACTCCGTGCGCAAGGCCCGCGAGGAATGGGAGGCCAAGCGCGTGAAGGAGCGGTATTTCTTCTGA
- a CDS encoding YicC family protein, whose amino-acid sequence MSRSMTGFGKADAELDGDLISVEVCAVNHRFLDCTFRLPPCWTLLEPVLRDTVKQQVERGKVSVYIGRRRGTAARQSVRFDADVARQYIEASRQLADLMNTTQAISLDVVAQLEGVFYQEEREDDLEEVRTVLEQTLTAALAQFNAMREAEGAALVQELRARVHTMRASTSEIEARLPELARLYEDRLRARLRELSGELNLPEERIAMELALLADKADVTEELVRLRSHLDQTSELLSSDEPIGRELNFLAQEIQREANTLGSKLRDGDVGRQVLRIKSELEKLREQAQNLE is encoded by the coding sequence ATGTCGCGAAGCATGACGGGATTCGGCAAGGCGGACGCCGAGTTGGACGGCGACCTCATTTCGGTCGAGGTATGCGCCGTCAACCACCGCTTTCTGGATTGCACGTTTCGTCTTCCACCCTGTTGGACGCTGCTCGAACCGGTCCTCCGGGACACGGTCAAGCAGCAGGTCGAGCGCGGCAAGGTCAGCGTGTACATCGGGCGGCGGCGCGGCACGGCGGCGCGGCAGAGTGTGCGCTTCGACGCGGACGTCGCGCGGCAGTACATCGAGGCGTCGCGTCAATTGGCCGACCTCATGAATACGACGCAGGCCATCTCGCTGGACGTGGTGGCGCAGCTGGAGGGGGTGTTCTATCAGGAGGAGAGGGAAGACGACCTGGAAGAGGTACGGACCGTGCTGGAGCAGACGCTGACCGCGGCCCTGGCGCAGTTCAACGCGATGCGCGAGGCGGAAGGCGCGGCGCTCGTGCAGGAATTGCGGGCCCGCGTGCACACCATGCGCGCGAGCACGTCCGAGATAGAGGCACGGCTGCCGGAATTGGCCCGGCTTTACGAGGACCGGTTGCGGGCGCGCTTGCGGGAATTGAGCGGAGAATTGAATTTGCCCGAGGAACGCATCGCAATGGAGTTGGCCCTGCTCGCCGATAAGGCGGACGTGACCGAGGAATTGGTCCGGCTGCGCAGCCACCTCGACCAGACGTCGGAACTGCTGTCTTCGGACGAGCCCATCGGACGCGAACTGAACTTCCTTGCGCAGGAGATTCAACGGGAAGCCAACACGCTCGGCTCAAAACTGCGCGACGGCGACGTGGGCCGGCAGGTGCTTCGGATCAAGTCGGAACTCGAAAAACTGCGCGAACAGGCGCAGAACCTCGAGTAG
- a CDS encoding CoA-acylating methylmalonate-semialdehyde dehydrogenase, giving the protein MPETLLNYINGQWLPSAASETAPIYNPATAEVIARVPMSPAAEVDQAAQAAQAAFEQWRRVPAPDRVQFLFKLKNLLEEHLDELARCVTTECGKTYDESKGELRRAIENVETACGIPLLMQGWNNEDIARGIDEHMFRQPVGPTAVIAPFNFPGMIPFWFLPYAVATGCCAIVKPSDKCPITQQKVFHLVGQLGLPPGVIQMVNGGKETVDAILDHPLIRAISMVGSTPTARYIYRRAAENGKRAQCQGGAKNPVIVMPDADYDTAVRILSDSAYGCAGQRCLALSVAITVGEARDEFRERFAETTANRVVGFGLDKGVQTGPVISAESKARLEHMVGVAEQEGARVIVDGRGKTVAGYENGYFVFPTLLDGVPPQGQIATTELFGPVFSLMHADTFEDAIAMVNDRAYGNMACIFTSSGAAARKFRVEACAGNIGVNIGVAAPMAFYPFSGWRASFFGNLHGQGKHAVEFFTETKVVVERWPKEWSRKF; this is encoded by the coding sequence GTGCCTGAGACGTTGCTGAATTACATCAACGGCCAGTGGTTGCCCTCGGCTGCTTCCGAAACCGCGCCGATTTACAATCCCGCTACGGCGGAGGTGATTGCGCGGGTGCCGATGTCGCCGGCTGCGGAGGTGGACCAGGCCGCGCAGGCCGCGCAGGCCGCCTTCGAGCAATGGCGGCGCGTGCCCGCCCCGGACCGCGTGCAGTTCTTGTTCAAGCTCAAAAACCTGCTCGAAGAGCATCTCGATGAGCTTGCCCGCTGTGTCACGACCGAGTGCGGCAAGACCTACGATGAAAGCAAGGGCGAACTGCGCCGCGCCATCGAGAATGTCGAGACCGCCTGCGGCATCCCCCTGCTGATGCAGGGCTGGAACAACGAGGACATCGCCCGTGGCATCGACGAGCACATGTTCCGCCAGCCGGTCGGCCCGACCGCGGTCATCGCCCCGTTTAATTTTCCCGGCATGATCCCATTCTGGTTCCTGCCCTATGCCGTCGCTACGGGCTGCTGCGCCATCGTGAAACCGAGCGATAAGTGCCCCATCACGCAGCAGAAGGTGTTTCACCTCGTCGGGCAATTGGGCCTGCCGCCCGGCGTAATCCAGATGGTCAATGGCGGCAAGGAAACCGTAGACGCGATTCTCGACCACCCGTTGATCCGCGCCATCAGCATGGTCGGCTCGACGCCCACCGCGCGCTACATCTACCGGCGCGCCGCCGAAAACGGCAAGCGCGCCCAATGCCAAGGCGGCGCGAAGAACCCCGTAATCGTCATGCCCGACGCGGATTACGATACCGCCGTGCGCATTCTATCCGACTCGGCCTACGGCTGCGCGGGTCAACGCTGCCTGGCGCTGTCCGTTGCGATCACCGTCGGCGAGGCGCGCGACGAGTTTCGCGAGCGCTTCGCCGAGACGACCGCGAACCGCGTGGTCGGCTTTGGGCTCGACAAGGGCGTGCAGACCGGGCCCGTCATCTCCGCCGAGAGCAAGGCGCGCCTCGAACACATGGTCGGCGTGGCGGAGCAGGAAGGCGCGCGCGTCATCGTGGACGGACGCGGCAAGACAGTCGCCGGTTATGAGAACGGTTACTTCGTCTTTCCGACTTTGCTCGACGGCGTCCCGCCACAGGGCCAGATCGCCACGACCGAATTGTTCGGGCCGGTCTTCAGCCTCATGCACGCGGACACGTTCGAGGACGCCATCGCCATGGTGAACGACCGGGCTTACGGAAATATGGCCTGTATCTTTACATCGAGCGGCGCCGCCGCGCGCAAGTTCCGCGTCGAGGCCTGCGCCGGCAACATCGGCGTCAACATCGGCGTGGCCGCGCCCATGGCCTTTTACCCATTCAGCGGCTGGCGCGCGAGCTTCTTCGGCAACCTGCACGGCCAAGGCAAACACGCCGTCGAGTTCTTTACCGAGACCAAGGTCGTAGTCGAACGCTGGCCGAAGGAATGGAGCCGGAAGTTCTGA
- the rpoZ gene encoding DNA-directed RNA polymerase subunit omega, producing the protein MPTPFSVDDFADKIDSLYRLVIVASRRANQIKTEAHGFSGASRARKPTIQALEEVLEGKVGYAASVDEDEDFLELSE; encoded by the coding sequence ATGCCTACCCCTTTCAGCGTCGATGATTTCGCGGACAAGATCGATAGCCTGTACCGGCTGGTAATCGTGGCCTCGCGGCGCGCGAACCAGATCAAGACGGAAGCGCATGGTTTCTCAGGGGCGTCCCGCGCGAGGAAACCCACGATCCAGGCGCTGGAGGAAGTGCTCGAAGGCAAGGTGGGCTATGCCGCCAGCGTCGACGAAGACGAGGACTTTCTGGAACTCTCGGAGTAA
- a CDS encoding response regulator, with protein APADFSLWRGHGRVLVIDDEEMVRITAQEILEDMGFEVLCAGDGLEGERLFREHGKELAAVFLDLTMPGRNGVETYRALQACGLAVPIIVCSGYAQEHALHQFQEGQQVRFLQKPYACESIAAIMRELT; from the coding sequence CGGCGCCCGCCGACTTCAGCCTGTGGCGCGGACACGGGCGTGTCCTGGTCATCGACGACGAGGAAATGGTCCGTATTACCGCTCAGGAAATCCTGGAAGACATGGGTTTTGAGGTCCTTTGCGCCGGGGATGGGCTCGAGGGGGAGCGCCTGTTCCGCGAACACGGCAAGGAACTGGCCGCTGTGTTTCTGGACCTGACCATGCCGGGCCGTAACGGCGTAGAGACGTATCGCGCCCTCCAAGCCTGTGGCTTGGCTGTTCCCATCATCGTCTGCTCCGGATACGCGCAGGAACACGCGCTCCATCAGTTTCAGGAAGGGCAACAGGTGCGCTTCCTGCAAAAGCCCTATGCCTGCGAGAGCATAGCGGCCATCATGCGGGAACTGACCTGA
- a CDS encoding GNAT family N-acetyltransferase, with protein MDIEIREYRPEDEGEWLRVHAIIMTFSHAWNYCIQERPAYEGHASTRLVAVADGRIAGLTDAQYENETGEFCILKDSLGGYVLEFGRLPEFAGQNLGKRLIDATVEDAKRKGFHRLEYWSQDRAAQRFYRRIGMKEIGRHYRFRARAPQQVADWFLQDRVGLEYVYGACLPEEWPLVKRKYEVIEKHPLEPHLCVGYEIRF; from the coding sequence ATGGACATCGAAATTCGCGAATACCGGCCGGAAGACGAGGGGGAATGGCTGCGCGTGCACGCAATCATCATGACCTTCTCGCACGCTTGGAACTATTGCATCCAGGAGCGGCCCGCCTATGAAGGCCACGCGTCGACGCGGCTCGTGGCCGTTGCTGATGGCCGGATCGCCGGCCTTACGGACGCGCAATACGAAAACGAGACGGGCGAGTTCTGCATCCTGAAAGACAGCCTGGGCGGATACGTGCTCGAATTCGGCCGCTTGCCCGAGTTTGCCGGCCAGAACCTGGGCAAGCGGCTCATCGACGCCACGGTTGAAGACGCGAAGCGAAAGGGGTTTCACCGGCTCGAGTATTGGTCGCAAGACCGCGCGGCGCAACGGTTCTATCGCCGCATCGGCATGAAGGAAATCGGGCGGCACTACCGCTTCCGCGCGCGCGCGCCGCAGCAAGTCGCGGATTGGTTCCTGCAGGACCGTGTCGGCCTCGAATATGTCTACGGCGCGTGCTTGCCGGAGGAATGGCCGCTTGTGAAACGCAAATACGAAGTGATCGAGAAACACCCGCTGGAACCGCACCTGTGCGTTGGCTATGAAATCCGTTTCTAA